One genomic window of Mycteria americana isolate JAX WOST 10 ecotype Jacksonville Zoo and Gardens chromosome Z, USCA_MyAme_1.0, whole genome shotgun sequence includes the following:
- the LOC142402626 gene encoding myogenesis-regulating glycosidase-like encodes MDSLITHRAGKHGNTQKEDGKEMLLPENVTPVKQKPSKELRPMLGAILLGLILFIAVVVAWCYYTVSLRKAERLKTELMDLRADGFVIRNQHGEVVFRLAFRSGSLDLESCSKEGEILSCTRSSGGPLNFFIQTVKPKDTVMCYRVRWEELAPGPAVEHTMFWEDAHWYGGSEMSTQHWPIRLAGYQEPVPYVTSDVYSFRDSFGGILERYWLSSKAAAIKINDSVPFHLGFNATERTLFFQARYKDSPYKPPPGQQPFPELSYRVCVGSDVTSIHKYMVRRYFNKPSKIPAENAFRYPIWSTWALYKNNIDQDKVLHFARNIKKYRFNCSHIEIDDKYTQAYGDFDFDPVKFPNVTEMFAKLREDGFKVTLWIHPFVHTDSSNFGVGIEHQLFIKEPSGRLPAMVEWWNGIGAILDFTNPAARDWFQSHLRQLRQKYGISSFKFDAGETSYLPKQFSTFRPLSDPSIWSRRYTEMAIPFYELAEVRVGYQSQNISCFFRIIDRDSVWGYELGLKSLIPVVLTISMLGYPFVLPDMIGGNFLPNKTDGAVEIPDRELYVRWLELSAFMPSMQFSIPPWLYDKEVVEIAQKFTELHESLVAPLLLELAGEVTDTGDPIIRPIWWISPHDEATHRIDSQFLIGDTLMVAPVLEMGKQERDVYLPAGKWRSYKGELFEKTPVLLTDYPVDLDEVAYFLWVS; translated from the coding sequence ATGGACAGTCTGATTACCCACCGCGCAGGAAAACACGGAAACACGCAAAAGGAGGATGGCAAAGAAATGCTTTTGCCTGAAAATGTCACGCCAGTGAAGCAGAAGCCCTCCAAGGAGCTGAGGCCCATGCTTGGGGCCATCTTGCTGGGCCTCATCCTGTTCATTGCTGTGGTGGTGGCCTGGTGCTACTACACGGTGTCCCTGCGGAAGGCGGAGCGGCTCAAGACGGAGCTGATGGACCTGCGGGCGGACGGCTTCGTCATCAGGAACCAGCACGGGGAGGTGGTGTTCCGGCTGGCCTTCCGCTCGGGCAGCCTCGACCTGGAGTCGTGCTCCAAGGAAGGCGAGATCTTGAGCTGCACGCGGTCGAGCGGGGGGCCGCTCAACTTCTTCATCCAGACGGTGAAGCCCAAGGACACGGTGATGTGCTACCGCGTGCGCTGGGAGGAGCTGGCACCCGGCCCGGCGGTGGAGCACACCATGTTCTGGGAGGACGCCCACTGGTACGGGGGCTCGGAGATGAGCACCCAGCACTGGCCCATCCGCCTGGCCGGCTACCAGGAGCCCGTGCCCTACGTGACGAGCGATGTCTACTCCTTCCGCGACAGCTTTGGCGGCATCCTCGAGCGCTACTGGCTCTCCTCCAAGGCGGCGGCCATCAAGATCAACGACTCCGTGCCCTTCCACCTGGGCTTCAACGCCACCGAGCGCACCCTCTTCTTCCAGGCCCGCTACAAGGACTCTCCCTACAAGCCCCCGCCGGGGCAGCAGCCCTTCCCCGAGCTCAGCTACCGCGTCTGCGTGGGCTCCGACGTCACCTCCATCCACAAGTACATGGTGCGCAGGTACTTCAACAAGCCCTCCAAGATCCCCGCCGAGAACGCCTTCCGATACCCCATCTGGTCCACCTGGGCACTCTACAAGAACAATATTGACCAGGATAAAGTTCTGCATTTTGCAAGAAACATTAAGAAGTACCGTTTTAACTGCAGCCACATTGAAATTGATGACAAGTACACGCAAGCTTATGGGGACTTTGACTTTGACCCTGTTAAGTTTCCCAATGTGACAGAGATGTTTGCAAAACTGAGGGAAGATGGGTTTAAGGTCACCCTGTGGATTCACCCCTTTGTACACACAGATTCCTCCAATTTTGGGGTGGGGATCGAGCATCAGCTTTTCATCAAGGAGCCATCTGGGCGGCTGCCAGCCATGGTGGAGTGGTGGAACGGCATCGGGGCCATCCTGGACTTCACCAACCCAGCGGCCCGGGACTGGTTCCAGAGCCACCTGCGCCAGCTCCGCCAGAAATATGGCATCTCGTCCTTCAAGTTCGATGCGGGTGAGACCAGCTACCTGCCCAAGCAGTTCAGCACTTTCCGCCCACTCTCAGACCCCAGCATCTGGTCACGGCGCTACACGGAGATGGCCATCCCCTTCTACGAGCTGGCCGAGGTGCGGGTGGGCTACCAGTCGCAGAACATCTCCTGCTTCTTCCGTATCATTGACCGCGACTCCGTCTGGGGCTACGAGCTTGGCCTCAAGTCCCTCATCCCCGTGGTGCTCACCATCAGCATGCTGGGGTACCCATTTGTACTGCCAGATATGATTGGAGGAAACTTCCTCCCCAACAAGACCGACGGGGCAGTGGAGATCCCCGACCGGGAGCTGTACGTGCGGTGGCTGGAGCTGTCGGCCTTCATGCCCTCCATGCAGTTCTCCATCCCGCCCTGGCTCTATGACAAGGAGGTGGTGGAGATTGCACAGAAGTTCACGGAGCTTCACGAGTCGCTGGTGGCcccgctgctgctggagctggccgGGGAGGTCACCGACACAGGCGACCCCATCATCCGTCCCATCTGGTGGATCTCACCCCATGATGAGGCCACTCACCGGATCGACTCCCAATTCCTCATTGGGGACACCCTCATGGTGGCCCCCGTCCTGGAGATGGGCAAGCAGGAGCGCGACGTCTACCTGCCAGCGGGCAAGTGGCGCAGCTACAAGGGGGAGTTGTTTGAGAAGACCCCGGTGCTGCTCACGGACTATCCCGTCGACCTGGATGAAGTTGCCTATTTCCTCTGGGTTTCCTAA